Proteins encoded in a region of the Leopardus geoffroyi isolate Oge1 chromosome E2, O.geoffroyi_Oge1_pat1.0, whole genome shotgun sequence genome:
- the ZSWIM9 gene encoding uncharacterized protein ZSWIM9 isoform X3: protein MESPPSTAGQEEQELRERAFFSWAEFSRFFDAWCQQRLALFFVKSSMHLARCRWASAPPLYTLIDVLKYSYVRLVCKDVRAPSRPTVGPPQPGCPAFIIVKLSPLRDRLVVTECQLTHSHPACPLEFAYYFRPGHLLANACLPVRTTNKISKQFVAPADVHRLLSYCKGRDHGVLDALHVLEGLFRTDPEAKVKLVFVEDQAVVETVFFLTSRTRALLRRFPRILLVDRLPGLQGALDLLAVLCVDGAGRARQAACCVARPGTPSLLRFALASLLQSAPDVKGRVRCLTAGPEVAAQLPAVRQLLPGARVQICRAQGLETLFSKAQELGGAGREDPGLWPRLCRLAGASSPAAYAEALAELRAHGPAAFVDYFERNWAPRRDMWVRFRAFEAARDLDACALVRGHRRRLLRRLSPSRSVAQCLRDLVAMQWADAAGEAAPEGPDGGGPWPEGEPGRGAHVEKERMKGLESGDWAGTPREGSIWRGAQLEKEWARGVEARDRGGAQFESDSGRGLQVQDWRGSQSENEHWRGPEIRDWRGAPLEAEKDWGPEGYVGRGAWLEDGGPRALEGCTWRTAQLEGDSIRVLETTERRGAPFDPERAKSLEGSSWRGAQLHDERTHGLKARDWKGPQLEAEKGRGLEVRTRRGHRVEKPRELVPENGDQRGPQWGDERQRGPEVGEEREVRLGVKRRRDLGDVVLVHLGDTRVTGLENGEGARSVGPKGRGEQGMGCGGAGGRCLGLGNGVPCGPAVGTVCEGDPEWAGTRRVCLAAGESPQEGGQEEGPREPKRPCCPSAEEEVDWEPLAKFRAACGPELAELVAEELAFARQHGTRGFHWTGAGFALKDGTSDFFLDRALTRCSCSIHAARRLPCRHLFAARLLTGAALFHMDLLRDCWGRAPEP from the exons GCCCCCCCAGCCCGGCTGCCCGGCCTTCATCATCGTCAAGCTGAGCCCGCTGCGGGACCGCCTCGTGGTGACAGAGTGCCAGCTGACCCACTCGCACCCGGCCTGCCCGCTCGAGTTCGCCTACTACTTCCGCCCGGGCCACCTGCTGGCCAACGCCTGCCTGCCCGTGCGCACCACCAACAAGATCTCCAAGCAGTTCGTGGCCCCCGCCGACGTGCACCGCCTGCTCTCCTACTGCAAGGGCCGCGACCACGGCGTCCTGGACGCCCTGCACGTGCTCGAGGGGCTCTTCCGCACCGACCCCGAGGCCAAG GTGAAGCTGGTGTTCGTGGAGGACCAGGCGGTGGTGGAGACCGTGTTCTTCCTGACGTCGCGCACCCGGGCGCTGCTGCGGCGCTTCCCGCGCATCCTCCTGGTGGACCGGCTGCCCGGGCTGCAGGGCGCGCTGGACCTGCTGGCCGTGCTGTGCGTGGACGGCGCGGGGCGCGCGCGCCAGGCCGCCTGCTGCGTGGCGCGCCCGGGCACGCCGAGCCTGCTGCGCTTCGCGCTGGCCTCGCTGCTGCAGAGCGCGCCCGACGTCAAGGGCCGCGTGCGCTGCCTGACGGCCGGGCCCGAGGTGGCGGCGCAGCTGCCGGCCGTGCGCCAGCTGCTGCCGGGCGCGCGCGTGCAGATCTGCCGCGCGCAGGGCCTGGAGACGCTCTTCAGCAAGGCCCAGGAGCTGGGCGGCGCCGGCCGCGAGGACCCGGGCCTGTGGCCGCGCCTGTGCCGCCTGGCCGGCGCCTCGTCGCCCGCCGCCTACGCCGAGGCGCTGGCCGAGCTGCGCGCCCACGGCCCGGCCGCCTTCGTCGACTACTTCGAGCGCAACTGGGCCCCGCGCCGCGACATGTGGGTGCGCTTCCGAGCCTTCGAGGCGGCCCGGGACCTGGACGCGTGCGCCCTGGTGCGCGGCCACCGCCGGCGCCTGCTGCGCCGCCTGAGCCCCTCGCGCAGCGTGGCGCAGTGCCTCCGCGACCTGGTGGCCATGCAGTGGGCCGATGCGGCCGGGGAGGCGGCGCCCGAGGGCCCCGACGGCGGGGGGCCTTGGCCAGAGggcgagccggggaggggagcCCACgtggagaaggaaaggatgaaGGGCCTGGAGAGCGGGGACTGGGCAGGGACCCCGAGAGAAGGAAGTATTTGGCGAGGCGCCCAGTTGGAGAAGGAGTGGGCCCGAGGAGTGGAGGCCAGAGACCGGGGAGGGGCTCAGTTCGAAAGTGACTCGGGGAGAGGGTTGCAGGTCCAAGACTGGAGAGGGTCCCAGTCGGAGAACGAGCACTGGAGAGGGCCAGAGATCAGAGACTGGAGGGGGGCCCCGCTGGAGGCCGAGAAAGATTGGGGACCAGAAGGTTACGTAGGGAGAGGGGCCTGGTTGGAGGACGGTGGGCCGAGAGCATTGGAAGGGTGTACCTGGAGGACGGCCCAGCTGGAGGGTGACAGCATTAGGGTGCTGGAGACCACAGAGCGGAGGGGGGCCCCGTTTGATCCTGAGAGGGCCAAGAGTCTCGAAGGGAGCTCCTGGCGGGGGGCCCAGCTGCACGACGAGAGGACACACGGACTGAAAGCCAGAGACTGGAAGGGGCCCCAGCTGGAagctgagaagggaagggggctgGAGGTCAGGACCCGGAGGGGGCACCGTGTGGAGAAGCCCAGGGAGTTGGTCCCTGAGAATGGAGACCAAAGGGGGCCCCAGTGGGgagatgagaggcagagagggccagaggttggagaagagagggaagtgaGGTTGGGGGTCAAAAGAAGAAGGGATCTGGGAGATGTAGTTCTGGTCCATCTGGGGGACACGAGGGTGACAGGCCTGGAGAACGGAGAGGGAGCCCGGTCTGTGGGCCCCAAGGGCCGAGGAGAACAAGGGATGGGGTGTGGGGGTGCAGGAGGGAGGTGTCTAGGGCTGGGGAACGGAGTCCCGTGTGGGCCCGCCGTGGGAACTGTGTGTGAAGGCGATCCAGAATGGGCAGGGACGCGGAGAGTGTGCCTGGCCGCTGGGGAGAGCCCGCAGGAAGGGGGTCAAGAAGAAGGTCCACGGGAACCAAAGAGGCCTTGCTGCCCCTCCGCAGAGGAGGAGGTGGACTGGGAGCCCCTGGCCAAGTTCCGAGCGGCCTGCGGGCCAGAGCTGGCGGAACTGGTGGCCGAAGAGCTGGCCTTCGCCAGGCAGCACGGGACCCGGGGTTTCCACTGGACTGGAGCTGGGTTTGCCCTTAAGGACGGAACCTCGGACTTCTTCCTGGACAGGGCCCTGACCCGCTGCAGCTGCTCTATCCACGCCGCCCGTCGTCTGCCCTGCCGCCACCTCTTTGCGGCGCGCCTCCTCACGGGGGCAGCCTTATTCCACATGGACCTGCTCAGGGACTGCTGGGGGAGAGCCCCAGAGCCCTGA